The Salmo trutta chromosome 6, fSalTru1.1, whole genome shotgun sequence genome has a window encoding:
- the LOC115196384 gene encoding coagulation factor VII-like, translating to MLLKTFCALWAISTVISAAVFLKKDDAHLVLDRARRANSGYFEEMKQGNLERECVEEICNYEEAREVFEDDAQTKTFWLTYTGQDPCLANPCKNNGTCVYMDDSYTCQCLEGYEGKYCQIVFEDTLKCLSLNGECEHFCNNSGSRRKCSCAPGYALGEDGRQCVAQVQYPCGKIPGLEAPMSQAQVRLVGGNHCPKGACPWQVLLKHKGTSLCGGVIVHPDWVITAAHCVVDRDTKDLMVVAGEYNIDVEEGSEQRIPVARAIPYNLYDPATGDSDIALVRLREPVTLGPDAVPICLPQQHFAKSELAAVRFHTLSGWGKRTNGGNDPQPGTPPAPSSPFLRRLAVPILPNSECTLKSGFNFTQNMLCAGYMEGNQEACRGDDGSPLVTYYKTTYFLMGVVGWGKGCPKQGYYGVYTTVANYLDWAEEVMNDPSVSAPGPSVSAPVMPFLLEMALDEVQIQQATEKLVTPPPNKHVHSIG from the exons ATGCTGCTGAAAACATTTTGCGCACTTTGGGCCATTTCAACTGTCATTTCTGCCGCTG TCTTCTTGAAGAAGGACGATGCGCACCTGGTGCTTGACAGAGCCAGGCGCGCCAACAGCGGCTACTTCGAGGAGATGAAACAGGGCAACCTCGAGCGCGAGTGTGTGGAGGAAATTTGTAACTATGAAGAGGCTCGGGAAGTTTTCGAGGACGACGCCCAAACG AAAACGTTTTGGTTGACATACACGG GTCAGGACCCCTGTCTGGCCAACCCATGCAAAAACAACGGAACTTGTGTTTACATGGATGACTCTTACACATGTCAGTGTCTGGAAGGCTATGAAGGAAAATACTGTCAGATAG TGTTTGAGGACACCCTGAAATGCCTCTCCCTTAACGGGGAGTGCGAGCACTTCTGTAACAATTCTGGGTCAAGACGCAAGTGTTCCTGTGCTCCTGGTTACGCCCTGGGGGAGGACGGAAGACAGTGTGTTGCCCAAG TTCAGTATCCGTGTGGTAAAATCCCAGGCTTGGAAGCTCCGATGAGCCAGGCACAAGTCAGACTAGTCGGTGGGAACCACTGTCCCAAAGGAGCCTGTCCGTGGCAG GTCCTATTGAAACATAAAGGCACTAGTCTGTGTGGTGGGGTCATAGTTCATCCTGACTGGGTCATCACTGCTGCCCACTGTGTCGTGGATAGAGACACCAAGGACCTGATGGTGGTAGCAG GGGAATACAACATTGACGTAGAAGAGGGCAGCGAGCAGAGGATCCCCGTGGCCAGAGCCATACCCTACAACCTGTACGACCCGGCAACAGGTGACAGTGACATCGCCCTGGTGCGTCTGAGAGAGCCTGTAACTCTGGGCCCTGACGCTGTACCCATCTGCCTGCCTCAGCAACACTTCGCCAAGAGCGAGCTGGCGGCCGTCCGCTTTCACACCCTTAGCGGCTGGGGGAAGCGCACCAACGGGGGCAACGATCCCCAACCTGGCACCCCGCCAGCCCCCTCCTCGCCCTTCCTCCGCAGGCTAGCCGTGCCCATCCTGCCCAACTCTGAGTGCACCCTCAAGAGCGGCTTCAACTTCACCCAGAACATGCTGTGTGCCGGCTACATGGAGGGGAACCAGGAGGCCTGTAGGGGGGATGACGGGAGCCCCCTGGTCACTTACTACAAGACCACCTACTTCCTGATGGGCGTGGTGGGCTGGGGGAAGGGCTGCCCCAAACAGGGTTACTATGGCGTCTACACTACCGTAGCCAACTACCTGGACTGGGCTGAGGAGGTGATGAATGATCCTTCAGTCAGTGCCCCGGGGCCTTCAGTCAGTGCCCCGGTGATGCCATTCCTGCTAGAGATGGCATTAGATGAGGTTCAGATTCAGCAGGCTACGGAGAAGTTAGTGACACCACCTCCCAATAAACATGTGCATAGCATTGGCTAA
- the LOC115196383 gene encoding coagulation factor X-like, whose product MASIRPKRANTGWFKELKRGDLERECLEEKCSKEEAREVFEHEQATEKFWRNYNVQDSCQSDPCQNKGSCSSILGFSYTCLCLPGFSGRNCELGHS is encoded by the exons ATGGCCTCCATCCGGCCTAAGCGTGCCAACACCGGCTGGTTCAAGGAGCTCAAAAGGGGGGACCTGGAGCGAGAGTGCCTTGAGGAGAAGTGTTCCAAAGAGGAGGCGCGGGAAGTGTTTGAGCACGAACAGGCTACG GAGAAGTTCTGGAGAAACTACAATG TTCAAGACAGCTGCCAATCGGACCCCTGCCAGAACAAAGGAAGCTGCTCTAGCATATTAGGATTTTCTTACACCTGCCTGTGCCTGCCAGGCTTCAGTGGACGGAACTGCGAGCTGG GCCATTCCTGA
- the LOC115196382 gene encoding coagulation factor VII has translation MESSTTTDALKVKLSHLILLALCIPACTGLPGAPVFLSTQEASGVLHHQRSRRANSLLEELRLGDLERECLEEQCGYEEAREIFTLPEQLEEFWKSYSVVNQCESGPCLNGATCVGQVNTYICICLPGFEGRNCGQTLMNSYDGCLYRNGGCEHFCTEFPDLSHHCHCAPGYSLGNDSSSCIPQVPFPCGRIVKTFRPGPRIVKGTICPKGECPWQVLLEYMNEYKCGGILLAPHWILTAAHCMWHTTASHWQVTVGEHNRAKKEGTEQVRRVTRMLIHPQYNHTSTDRDLSLLYLKREVVLGPFVVPVCLPALDGSFGRTLGAMRTSVVSGWGRLAQSGPPSTLLQRLEVPRVPLQECRITGLNVTRNMLCAGFRDGKKDACQGDSGGPLVTRYKNTWFLTGVVSWGKGCAQEDVYGIYTRVSNFLDWINQTMATG, from the exons ATGGAGTCGTCTACGACCACGGACGCTCTGAAAGTGAAGCTCAGCCACCTTATCCTGCTGGCCCTCTGTATCCCAGCCTGCACCGGACTTCCTGGAG CTCCAGTATTCCTGAGTACACAGGAGGCCAGTGGGGTGCTCCATCATCAGCGCTCGCGGCGTGCTAACAGCCTGCTGGAGGAGCTGAGACTgggagacctggagagagagtgcCTGGAGGAGCAATGTGGCTACGAGGAGGCACGGGAAATCTTCACCCTCCCCGAACAATTG GAGGAGTTCTGGAAGAGCTACTCAG tggtGAATCAGTGTGAGTCTGGCCCCTGCTTGAATGGGGCTACCTGTGTAGGTCAGGTGAACACCTACATCTGCATTTGTCTCCCTGGGTTTGAAGGACGGAACTGTGGCCAAA CATTGATGAACTCTTATGATGGTTGTCTGTACAGAAATGGGGGATGTGAGCACTTCTGTACAGAGTTTCCAGACCTGTCTCACCATTGTCACTGTGCCCCTGGGTACAGCCTGGGCAATGACAGCAGTAGCTGCATACCCCAAG tTCCGTTTCCCTGTGGAAGAATTGTGAAAACGTTCAGGCCCGGGCCCCGAATTGTGAAAGGCACAATTTGTCCTAAGGGAGAGTGCCCATGGCAG GTTTTGCTGGAGTACATGAATGAATATAAATGTGGGGGGATCCTCTTGGCTCCACATTGGATCCTTACTGCTGCCCACTGCATGTGGCACACGACTGCCTCCCATTGGCAAGTCACAGTGG GTGAACACAACCGTGCGAAGAAGGAGGGCACGGAGCAGGTTCGGCGGGTGACGAGGATGCTGATCCACCCCCAATACAACCACACCTCCACGGACCGGGACCTGTCTCTGCTCTACCTCAAGAGGGAAGTAGTGCTTGGACCCTTCGTGGTGCCTGTGTGCCTGCCCGCCTTGGACGGCTCCTTCGGGCGCACGCTGGGGGCCATGCGCACCTCCGTGGTGAGTGGCTGGGGCCGCCTGGCTCAGTCAGGACCCCCGTCCACTCTGCTCCAGAGGCTGGAGGTTCCTCGGGTCCCCCTACAGGAGTGTCGCATCACAGGCCTCAATGTGACCAGGAACATGCTGTGTGCTGGGTTCAGGGACGGGAAAAAAGATGCGTGCCAGGGGGACAGCGGAGGGCCCCTGGTCACCCGCTACAAGAACACCTGGTTTCTGACGGGCGTGGTGAGCTGGGGTAAAGGGTGCGCCCAAGAGGACGTCTACGGAATCTATACCCGCGTCTCAAACTTCCTGGACTGGATCAATCAGACCATGGCGACCGGCTGA
- the LOC115195167 gene encoding coagulation factor X-like: MAWSLPLAGVVSEKWKGFCGGVIYKPTWILTASHCLENIKAQQLKVVAGEHDTEKDEGTEQTIDLAEIIMHNSYVSDTADSDIALRRLKTAIIITSFAVPVCLPTRSMAERELWANNLHTVSGWGRRSENGPTSRVLRRLEVPRIRTQDCVEISGITLTANMFCAGYIEGKQDSCKGDSGGPLVTRYRDMRLVGPTGLRV; encoded by the exons ATGGCCT GGTCACTGCCCCTGGCAG GTGTTGTTAGTGAGAAATGGAAGGGCTTCTGTGGAGGAGTCATCTACAAACCCACCTGGATCCTCACTGCCTCTCACTGCTTGGAGAATATCAAGGCCCAGCAACTGAAGGTGGTGGCAG GTGAACACGACACAGAGAAAGACGAGGGTACGGAACAGACCATAGATTTGGCAGAGATCATCATGCACAACAGCTACGTGTCAGACACGGCGGACAGCGACATCGCCCTGCGACGTCTGAAGACGGCCATCATTATCACGTCTTTCGCCGTGCCCGTCTGCCTGCCCACCCGCTCGATGGCGGAGCGTGAGCTCTGGGCCAACAACCTCCACACGGTGAGTGGCTGGGGCCGGCGCAGCGAGAACGGCCCTACGTCACGTGTCCTCCGGCGGCTGGAGGTGCCACGTATACGTACCCAGGACTGCGTTGAGATCAGCGGCATCACGCTAACGGCTAACATGTTCTGCGCCGGCTACATCGAGGGCAAGCAGGACTCCTGTAAGGGGGACAGCGGCGGACCACTGGTCACCCGCTACAGAGACATGCGGTTAGTTGGGCCAACAGGATTGAGGGTATAA
- the LOC115195168 gene encoding coagulation factor X-like, with translation MYTCFCLAGFKGYNCEIAIPELCENKNGDCDHFCHVKKDSVQCSCADGYYLDTDDKSCLSNEAFKCGFVVSKNTRTIFIYQPNTTATNTTEKTNMMEDPIRETAWNVTTQREIQFAFEDDVIDMVKEKPIFAEARGNTRIVNGEECPPGECPWQAFLVNHEDRGFCGSRLR, from the exons ATGTACACCTGCTTCTGTCTCGCTGGATTCAAGGGGTACAACTGTGAGATTG CCATTCCTGAGCTGTGTGAGAATAAGAATGGAGACTGTGATCACTTCTGCCACGTGAAGAAGGACAGTGTGCAATGCTCCTGTGCCGATGGCTACTATCTGGACACAGACGACAAGTCCTGCCTTTCCAacg AGGCCTTTAAGTGTGGCTTTGTGGTATCCAAGAACACCCGCACCATCTTCATCTACCAGCCTAACACCACTGCCACCAACACCACTGAAAAGACCAACATGATGGAGGACCCTATCAGGGAAACGGCCTGGAACgtaaccacacagagagaaatCCAATTTGCATTTGAGGATGACGTTATCGACATGGTGAAGGAGAAGCCAATCTTTGCCGAGGCGAGAGGCAACACCCGTATTGTCAATGGGGAGGAGTGTCCTCCAGGAGAATGTCCCTggcag gcTTTCCTGGTAAACCACGAGGACAGGGGCTTCTGTGGAAGCCGGCTAAGATAA